Proteins encoded together in one Lathyrus oleraceus cultivar Zhongwan6 chromosome 5, CAAS_Psat_ZW6_1.0, whole genome shotgun sequence window:
- the LOC127082385 gene encoding uncharacterized protein LOC127082385 isoform X1 — protein sequence MSSSLLHSQISFPLESLTSSNKNTSKTRPCIARLYNKRTHFINLVSKPTSLPNLSNNCSIEKWKARDSGDESGEVSPEFLPSSPSPVHIVHEFYEAFNKKDTETLKLLLSPECVYQDLLFYSAYEGQESIIHFWQSVMDAMGPNIHVFVEDVKETNHVMVTVFMHLVWKDKKLPFTSGCRFFTFEEVEGKLLISKITGMEEFPLKPGELVLKLLKGIGNILDNYPLAAGGISTMLDSHASQQDGGSDTHFDFDFFGRKH from the exons ATGTCATCATCCCTGCTGCATTCCCAAATCTCTTTTCCATTAGAGTCTCTCACCAGTTCCAACAAGAACACATCCAAAACGAGACCATGCATTGCTCGATTATACAACAAAAGGACACATTTCATCAATCTTGTTTCCAAACCTACATCTCTACCAAACCTAAGCAACAATTGCTCAATTGAAAAATGGAAAGCGCGTGACAGCGGCGACGAATCAGGCGAAGTTTCTCCTGAATTCCTTCCATCAAGTCCTTCACCAGTGCACATTGTTCATGAATTCTACGAGGCTTTCAATAAAAAAGACACAGAAACATTGAAGCTATTACTTTCTCCTGAATGTGTCTACCAGGACCTCCTTTTCTACAGTGCCTATGAAGGCCAAGAG aGCATCATACACTTTTGGCAAAGCGTGATGGATGCAATGGGTCCAAACATTCATGTTTTTGTGGAAGATGTCAAGGAGACCAACCATGTTATGGTGACTGTGTTTATGCACCTAG TGTGGAAAGATAAGAAGTTGCCCTTCACAAGTGGGTGTAGATTCTTTACTtttgaagaagttgaaggaaaatTGTTAATCAG CAAGATAACTGGCATGGAGGAATTTCCGCTAAAACCCGGCGAATTAGTGCTG AAACTTCTAAAAGGAATTGGCAATATTCTGGATAACTATCCTCTAGCAGCCGGAGGTATTTCAA CTATGCTTGATTCTCATGCCTCACAACAAGATGGAGGAAGTGACACGCATTTCGATTTCGATTTCTTTGGACGGAAACATTAA
- the LOC127082385 gene encoding uncharacterized protein LOC127082385 isoform X2, with the protein MSSSLLHSQISFPLESLTSSNKNTSKTRPCIARLYNKRTHFINLVSKPTSLPNLSNNCSIEKWKARDSGDESGEVSPEFLPSSPSPVHIVHEFYEAFNKKDTETLKLLLSPECVYQDLLFYSAYEGQESIIHFWQSVMDAMGPNIHVFVEDVKETNHVMVTVFMHLVWKDKKLPFTSGCRFFTFEEVEGKLLISKITGMEEFPLKPGELVLKLLKGIGNILDNYPLAAGAMLDSHASQQDGGSDTHFDFDFFGRKH; encoded by the exons ATGTCATCATCCCTGCTGCATTCCCAAATCTCTTTTCCATTAGAGTCTCTCACCAGTTCCAACAAGAACACATCCAAAACGAGACCATGCATTGCTCGATTATACAACAAAAGGACACATTTCATCAATCTTGTTTCCAAACCTACATCTCTACCAAACCTAAGCAACAATTGCTCAATTGAAAAATGGAAAGCGCGTGACAGCGGCGACGAATCAGGCGAAGTTTCTCCTGAATTCCTTCCATCAAGTCCTTCACCAGTGCACATTGTTCATGAATTCTACGAGGCTTTCAATAAAAAAGACACAGAAACATTGAAGCTATTACTTTCTCCTGAATGTGTCTACCAGGACCTCCTTTTCTACAGTGCCTATGAAGGCCAAGAG aGCATCATACACTTTTGGCAAAGCGTGATGGATGCAATGGGTCCAAACATTCATGTTTTTGTGGAAGATGTCAAGGAGACCAACCATGTTATGGTGACTGTGTTTATGCACCTAG TGTGGAAAGATAAGAAGTTGCCCTTCACAAGTGGGTGTAGATTCTTTACTtttgaagaagttgaaggaaaatTGTTAATCAG CAAGATAACTGGCATGGAGGAATTTCCGCTAAAACCCGGCGAATTAGTGCTG AAACTTCTAAAAGGAATTGGCAATATTCTGGATAACTATCCTCTAGCAGCCGGAG CTATGCTTGATTCTCATGCCTCACAACAAGATGGAGGAAGTGACACGCATTTCGATTTCGATTTCTTTGGACGGAAACATTAA